One window of Tepidanaerobacter acetatoxydans Re1 genomic DNA carries:
- a CDS encoding ROK family protein yields MLDQLKIKNLTNILVNLFSKQRATKTQLVELTGLSNSTVSSSVNSLLKLKLLVCNGMEDSIGGRRSAIYEINKDYGQFLGVDLFKNTIRVVITDCKSNKLNSFTYYLNKEVPVIDQLIQQLQKAAESCINLLGIGIGLLAEIKHDEQIVKSCTFYDWHSVNLKEIIERQFMVFTYIDHRANGIAARENLMGHGKHLNNILCLHESAIDKAVLILSGKICRGELNCNGTIDSRFLLKNLSTIKRFVDVSHILIGYCTEALEIETRQLVRSLGNQIICYPEAENCIELGMATVAEIEWFESIYFML; encoded by the coding sequence ATGCTAGATCAATTAAAAATAAAAAATTTAACAAATATTTTAGTTAATTTATTTTCTAAGCAGAGAGCAACCAAGACACAACTAGTTGAGCTGACTGGGCTGAGTAATTCGACAGTGTCTTCCTCGGTTAATAGTCTGCTCAAGCTTAAACTATTAGTTTGCAATGGTATGGAAGATTCAATTGGCGGTCGTCGCTCGGCAATCTATGAAATTAATAAGGATTATGGTCAGTTTCTAGGCGTAGATTTATTCAAAAACACAATTCGCGTTGTTATTACTGATTGCAAAAGTAATAAGCTTAATAGCTTTACTTATTATTTAAATAAAGAGGTTCCCGTAATTGATCAACTTATACAACAGTTGCAGAAGGCTGCTGAAAGTTGCATAAATTTGCTTGGCATTGGCATAGGTCTTTTGGCTGAAATCAAACATGATGAGCAAATTGTTAAAAGTTGTACATTTTATGATTGGCATAGTGTGAATTTAAAGGAAATTATCGAACGCCAGTTCATGGTATTTACATATATCGATCACAGAGCTAATGGCATAGCCGCCCGTGAAAACCTTATGGGACATGGTAAGCACTTAAATAATATTCTATGTTTACATGAATCTGCAATAGATAAAGCTGTTCTTATCCTTTCAGGTAAAATCTGTCGTGGTGAGCTAAACTGTAATGGAACTATAGACTCCAGATTTTTGTTAAAGAATCTAAGTACTATTAAACGCTTTGTAGACGTATCCCATATCTTAATTGGATATTGTACAGAAGCGCTTGAAATAGAAACAAGGCAACTGGTGCGATCACTAGGAAATCAGATAATCTGCTATCCAGAAGCAGAGAACTGTATTGAACTAGGCATGGCTACAGTTGCTGAAATTGAATGGTTTGAATCTATCTATTTCATGCTCTGA
- a CDS encoding M20 metallopeptidase family protein has translation MKELDKQISEVLEHIISIRRYIHQNPELGYEEKATSKLVAQELKSSGLAVQEGVGGYGVVGILEGNHPGKTLLLRADMDALPMEEETGLPFSSKIPGIMHACGHDIHTAILLGVARVLSKYKDFIAGQIKFVFQPAEECSPQGGAQKMIKEGILENPDVDYALALHVWPQLYVGEIGLCSGPCSAKSDRFFLKVTGKSGHASAPHQGIDALVAAADIISSMQTIVSRRVDPRDSIVISIGKITGGQRYNVICDKVEMEGTVRIMTPGYEDEIRKYMNQVGQGIAYAHGTSFEMNYLKGYPMVINDDRLTQRVKDILTEKIGENAVKNISQDTSGEDFSFISQKVPSVYMKLGSSPKDAKEVLPLHNSRVIFDEGCIPFGIKALVALSLELLHQEE, from the coding sequence ATGAAAGAATTAGACAAACAAATATCCGAGGTTTTAGAACATATAATATCAATCAGAAGGTATATTCATCAAAATCCGGAGCTGGGCTATGAGGAAAAAGCCACCTCAAAACTGGTAGCACAAGAGCTAAAATCCTCAGGCCTTGCCGTGCAGGAAGGCGTAGGAGGATACGGTGTAGTTGGGATTTTAGAAGGCAATCATCCGGGAAAAACTCTGCTGCTTAGAGCCGACATGGATGCTCTCCCTATGGAGGAAGAAACCGGGCTTCCTTTTAGCTCAAAAATTCCAGGCATCATGCATGCCTGCGGCCATGATATCCATACAGCTATACTGCTGGGCGTGGCTAGAGTTTTGTCAAAATACAAAGATTTCATCGCGGGACAAATAAAGTTTGTGTTTCAGCCGGCAGAGGAATGCAGCCCACAGGGTGGAGCTCAGAAGATGATAAAAGAAGGCATACTCGAAAATCCGGATGTAGACTATGCCTTGGCACTGCATGTATGGCCACAGCTTTATGTGGGTGAAATAGGCCTATGCTCCGGACCTTGTTCGGCTAAGTCGGATCGGTTCTTTTTAAAAGTAACGGGTAAATCCGGCCACGCATCAGCTCCCCATCAAGGAATAGATGCATTAGTAGCGGCGGCGGATATAATATCAAGCATGCAGACCATAGTATCAAGGCGAGTGGATCCCAGGGACAGCATAGTTATTTCCATAGGCAAAATCACAGGCGGTCAAAGATATAATGTTATATGTGATAAAGTGGAGATGGAAGGTACCGTAAGAATCATGACACCGGGATATGAAGATGAAATCAGAAAATATATGAATCAAGTTGGGCAAGGCATAGCTTACGCCCATGGTACTTCTTTTGAAATGAATTATTTAAAAGGATACCCTATGGTGATAAATGATGATCGCCTTACACAAAGGGTAAAAGATATTCTGACTGAAAAAATAGGTGAAAATGCTGTAAAAAACATTTCACAAGACACTTCCGGTGAAGATTTTTCCTTTATTTCCCAAAAAGTGCCGTCAGTGTATATGAAACTAGGCTCATCCCCAAAAGATGCCAAGGAAGTACTGCCTCTACATAATAGCCGCGTAATCTTTGATGAAGGCTGCATACCTTTTGGCATTAAGGCCTTGGTAGCATTAAGCTTAGAACTCTTGCATCAGGAGGAATAG
- a CDS encoding amidohydrolase: MDDIKTLAKSIEPKLIAYRRDFHKYPEVGWTEFRTSSKIAKILMDLGYEVKLGRKILKEEAIMGLPPQQEIRNEIERAVKEGASPKIIEMMENLPGVVGILHTDKPGPTVAFRFDMDALSITEAQDDEHRPSRESFASMHDGIMHACGHDGHTAVGLGLAEMLMKVKDKLSGTIKLIFQPSEEGVRGARAMVEAGVVDDVDYFFAFHIGFGATDSVSLVAKTTGFLATSKIDIDYIGQTAHAGACPQEGKNALLAAASAALNLHAIAPHSDGITRINVGVLTAGTSANIIPGSAHMKIETRGETTALNDYMQEKAKSILEACAKMYGLGCHITDAGAAPSAKGDEELAQIVKQVGENLGLSRIENESYFGASDDATYFMEKVQSQGGKALYFQVKTPIAANHHNSRFDFDESCLVIALQICTCLALNLL; encoded by the coding sequence ATGGATGATATAAAAACATTGGCAAAGAGCATAGAACCAAAGTTAATTGCATATCGCCGAGATTTTCATAAATACCCTGAAGTGGGCTGGACGGAATTTCGCACAAGCAGTAAAATAGCAAAAATTCTGATGGACTTAGGTTATGAAGTGAAACTTGGCAGAAAAATTCTAAAGGAAGAAGCAATCATGGGCTTGCCCCCGCAGCAGGAAATACGAAATGAAATAGAGCGGGCAGTAAAAGAAGGAGCAAGTCCTAAAATCATAGAGATGATGGAAAATCTGCCGGGAGTCGTTGGAATCCTTCATACCGATAAACCGGGTCCTACGGTAGCCTTTCGCTTTGATATGGATGCACTGAGTATTACAGAAGCCCAAGATGATGAGCACAGACCATCTAGGGAAAGCTTTGCTTCGATGCATGACGGCATAATGCACGCTTGCGGTCATGACGGTCATACAGCAGTGGGCCTGGGCTTGGCAGAAATGCTCATGAAAGTTAAAGATAAGTTATCAGGAACCATAAAACTTATTTTCCAGCCATCAGAGGAAGGAGTAAGGGGTGCCAGAGCCATGGTGGAAGCAGGCGTTGTAGATGATGTGGATTACTTTTTTGCTTTTCATATAGGCTTTGGAGCCACTGATTCAGTAAGCCTTGTAGCTAAGACCACAGGTTTTTTAGCTACTTCAAAAATAGATATTGATTATATAGGTCAAACTGCTCATGCTGGTGCTTGCCCGCAAGAAGGGAAAAATGCTCTATTGGCAGCTGCTTCCGCAGCACTCAACCTGCACGCCATAGCACCTCACAGCGATGGAATCACCCGTATAAACGTAGGAGTGTTGACGGCAGGTACATCTGCCAATATAATACCCGGAAGTGCCCATATGAAAATCGAAACAAGAGGCGAAACCACAGCCCTAAATGATTACATGCAGGAGAAGGCAAAAAGTATACTCGAGGCTTGTGCAAAGATGTACGGCCTTGGCTGCCATATTACAGATGCCGGTGCTGCACCAAGTGCCAAAGGCGATGAAGAACTTGCCCAAATAGTAAAACAGGTTGGCGAAAACTTAGGGCTTTCGAGAATAGAAAATGAAAGTTATTTTGGTGCCAGTGATGATGCTACGTATTTCATGGAAAAGGTTCAGTCACAAGGCGGTAAAGCGCTTTATTTTCAAGTTAAAACTCCAATTGCCGCTAATCATCACAACAGCAGGTTTGACTTTGACGAATCATGTCTAGTGATAGCACTTCAAATATGCACATGCTTGGCTCTTAATTTATTATAA